One Streptomyces sp. RPA4-2 genomic window carries:
- the kdpA gene encoding potassium-transporting ATPase subunit KdpA: MAAWIQASLVLAVVVGLHVPLGDYMARALDGGRHWRAERALYRACGIDPDREQTWRHYLTALLAFSVMSIAALFALFTLQGRLPWSTGHEGMPWRLALHTAVSFTTNTSWQNYAGESTTGHLAVMAGLGVQAFASAAVGICVALALVRGLVRRSTDGLGNFWVDLLRTIFRVLLPMAVVGGLILMAGGVVQGLGAGHTVTTIAGAQQTILDGPVGSWEPIKLFTGDGGGVFNANSAHPFENPSAWTNVFEIVLMLLIPTACVRMFGRMIGSLKQSWTLLTVVGILFGLLLAAGTLAQSAHTGTVTQAVGGPYEGTETRFGVPGSTLFGVGATGSADGAANSSYDSFSSLGGGVLLSAMMLGEIAPGGTGSGLYGLIMVVLVAVFIGGLMVGRTPEYLRKRIGFGEMRWVVVYALIPPTVILACTGVALAFDDGRTSMGNPGAHGLTELIYAYTSNTNSNGSAMAGFNGATDFHNLLMVVAMLAGRYLPMVAVLALAGRLAGQRPGVVTVGTLRAQGVNFVVLATAAAVILALLNFLPALSLGTIADGLL, translated from the coding sequence CCGGACAGGGAACAGACCTGGCGGCACTACCTCACCGCCCTGCTCGCCTTCTCGGTCATGAGCATCGCGGCGCTCTTCGCCCTCTTCACCCTCCAGGGCAGGCTGCCCTGGTCGACGGGCCACGAAGGCATGCCGTGGCGGCTCGCGCTGCACACCGCCGTCTCCTTCACGACCAACACCAGCTGGCAGAACTACGCCGGCGAGTCCACCACCGGGCACCTCGCCGTCATGGCGGGTCTGGGCGTCCAGGCGTTCGCGTCGGCGGCGGTCGGTATCTGCGTGGCGCTCGCCCTGGTACGGGGGCTCGTCCGGCGATCCACGGACGGCCTCGGCAACTTCTGGGTCGACCTGCTGCGCACGATCTTCCGCGTCCTGCTCCCGATGGCGGTCGTCGGCGGCCTGATCCTGATGGCGGGCGGGGTCGTCCAGGGTCTCGGCGCCGGCCACACCGTCACCACGATCGCGGGCGCCCAGCAGACCATCCTCGACGGACCGGTCGGCTCCTGGGAGCCGATCAAGCTCTTCACCGGTGACGGCGGCGGCGTCTTCAACGCCAACAGCGCCCACCCCTTCGAGAATCCGAGTGCCTGGACCAACGTCTTCGAGATCGTGCTGATGCTGCTCATCCCGACGGCCTGCGTCCGCATGTTCGGCCGGATGATCGGCAGCCTGAAGCAGAGCTGGACCCTGCTGACGGTCGTCGGCATTCTCTTCGGCCTGCTCCTCGCAGCCGGCACGCTGGCCCAGTCCGCGCACACCGGCACGGTCACCCAGGCGGTCGGCGGACCGTACGAGGGCACCGAGACCCGCTTCGGCGTCCCCGGCTCGACACTGTTCGGCGTGGGGGCCACCGGCTCGGCGGACGGCGCGGCCAACTCCTCGTACGACAGCTTCTCCAGCCTCGGCGGCGGGGTGCTGCTGTCCGCGATGATGCTCGGCGAGATCGCGCCCGGCGGCACGGGCAGCGGACTGTACGGCCTGATCATGGTGGTGCTGGTGGCCGTCTTCATCGGCGGTCTGATGGTCGGCCGCACGCCCGAATACCTGCGCAAGCGGATCGGGTTCGGGGAGATGCGCTGGGTCGTGGTGTACGCGCTGATCCCGCCCACCGTCATCCTGGCCTGCACGGGAGTCGCGCTCGCCTTCGACGACGGGCGGACCTCGATGGGCAACCCGGGGGCGCACGGTCTCACCGAGCTGATCTACGCCTACACGAGCAACACCAACAGCAACGGCAGCGCGATGGCGGGCTTCAACGGCGCCACCGACTTCCACAACCTCCTGATGGTGGTCGCGATGCTGGCGGGACGGTATCTCCCGATGGTGGCCGTACTGGCCCTGGCCGGGCGGCTCGCAGGGCAGCGGCCGGGTGTGGTCACCGTCGGCACGCTGCGCGCCCAGGGTGTCAACTTCGTCGTCCTGGCCACGGCCGCGGCCGTCATCCTGGCGCTGCTCAACTTCCTGCCCGCACTGTCCCTCGGCACCATCGCCGACGGACTCCTGTAA
- the kdpB gene encoding potassium-transporting ATPase subunit KdpB produces MIPAAPPQVPPSRVQRVPGSEGGTKRRAPSGLFEPAQLVRSLPEALRKLHPRALVKNPVLFVVSVGAVLTTLSAVLHPAVFTWVISGWLWLTVIFANLAEAVAEGRGRAQAESLRRARTDTVALRLRHWNYGTDPRHADTEAVAATGLKPLDVVLVEAGELIPADGDVIDGVAAVDESAVTGESAPVIRESGGDRSGVTGGTTVLSDRIVVRVSARPGHSFLDRMIALVEGASRQKTPNEIALNILLAALTIIFVLVVVTLQPMAGYADAAQSTTVLVALLVTLIPTTIGALLSAIGIAGMDRLVQRNVLAMSGRAVEAAGDVGTLLLDKTGTITLGNRQAAAFVPLPGIDEGLLAAAAQLSSLADETPEGRSVVVLAKERYGLRAPAEGELNHARWVKFSAQTRMSGVDLRRDDGAVCAIRKGAAQQVIEWVEMYGAHVPSEARRFADSVAGSGGTPLLVAVHDQEGPRVLGLIHLKDVVKDGIRERFAELRRMGIRTVMITGDNPLTARAIAEEAGVDDYLAEATPEDKLALIEREQEGGKLVAMTGDGTNDAPALAQADVGVAMNTGTSAAKEAGNMVDLDSDPTKLIEIVEIGKQLLITRGALTTFSITNDVAKYFAIIPAMFAGAYPGLESLNIMGLHSPTSAITSAIIFNALIIVALIPLALRGVRYTPSSAHDLLRRNLLLYGVGGLVLPFIGIKLIDLLISTVPGLG; encoded by the coding sequence ATGATTCCCGCCGCTCCCCCGCAAGTCCCGCCGTCCCGCGTGCAGCGCGTCCCGGGATCGGAGGGAGGGACGAAGCGCCGGGCGCCGAGCGGACTGTTCGAACCCGCCCAGCTCGTGCGGTCCCTCCCCGAGGCGCTGCGCAAGCTGCACCCGCGGGCCCTGGTGAAGAACCCGGTGCTGTTCGTCGTCTCCGTGGGGGCCGTCCTCACGACCCTGTCCGCGGTGCTCCACCCCGCCGTCTTCACCTGGGTCATCAGCGGCTGGCTGTGGCTGACGGTGATCTTCGCGAACCTCGCGGAGGCCGTCGCCGAGGGCCGGGGCAGGGCACAGGCCGAGTCGCTCCGCAGGGCCCGTACGGACACGGTCGCGTTGCGCCTGCGGCACTGGAACTACGGCACCGACCCGCGCCACGCCGACACCGAGGCCGTGGCCGCCACCGGCCTGAAACCCCTCGACGTCGTCCTGGTGGAAGCCGGCGAACTCATCCCCGCCGACGGCGACGTCATCGACGGCGTCGCGGCCGTCGACGAATCCGCCGTCACGGGGGAATCCGCGCCCGTCATCCGCGAGTCGGGCGGCGACCGCAGTGGTGTCACGGGCGGTACGACGGTCCTGTCGGACCGGATCGTCGTCCGTGTCAGTGCCCGCCCGGGGCACTCCTTCCTGGACCGGATGATCGCGCTCGTCGAAGGCGCCTCCCGGCAGAAGACCCCGAACGAGATCGCGCTGAACATCCTGCTCGCCGCGCTCACGATCATCTTCGTCCTGGTTGTCGTCACCCTCCAGCCGATGGCCGGGTACGCCGACGCCGCCCAGTCCACCACCGTTCTTGTCGCGCTTCTCGTCACCCTCATCCCGACGACGATCGGCGCGCTGCTGTCCGCGATCGGTATCGCCGGCATGGACCGGCTCGTCCAGCGCAACGTGCTCGCCATGTCCGGCCGCGCGGTCGAGGCGGCGGGCGACGTGGGCACTCTCCTCCTGGACAAGACCGGCACCATCACCCTCGGCAACCGCCAGGCCGCCGCGTTCGTCCCGCTGCCCGGCATCGACGAAGGGCTGCTCGCGGCCGCCGCCCAGCTGTCGTCCCTGGCCGACGAGACACCGGAGGGCCGCTCCGTCGTCGTCCTGGCGAAGGAGCGGTACGGACTGCGGGCGCCCGCGGAGGGGGAGTTGAACCATGCCCGGTGGGTGAAGTTCAGCGCGCAGACCCGGATGAGCGGCGTCGACCTGCGCCGGGACGACGGCGCGGTGTGCGCGATCCGCAAGGGCGCCGCCCAGCAGGTGATCGAGTGGGTGGAGATGTACGGCGCGCACGTCCCGTCCGAGGCGAGGCGGTTCGCGGATTCCGTGGCCGGTTCGGGCGGCACCCCTCTGCTCGTGGCGGTGCACGACCAGGAAGGCCCACGGGTGTTGGGCCTGATCCATCTCAAGGACGTGGTCAAGGACGGCATCCGCGAGCGCTTCGCCGAGCTGCGCCGCATGGGCATCCGCACAGTGATGATCACTGGCGACAACCCGCTCACCGCCCGTGCCATCGCCGAAGAGGCGGGCGTGGACGACTACTTGGCCGAGGCGACCCCCGAGGACAAGCTCGCGCTGATCGAACGGGAGCAGGAGGGCGGCAAGCTCGTCGCGATGACCGGGGACGGCACGAACGACGCGCCCGCGCTGGCCCAGGCCGATGTCGGCGTGGCCATGAACACCGGCACCTCGGCCGCCAAGGAAGCCGGGAACATGGTCGACCTGGACTCCGACCCCACCAAGCTCATCGAGATCGTCGAGATCGGCAAGCAGCTGCTCATCACCCGGGGCGCGCTGACGACCTTCTCCATCACCAACGACGTGGCGAAGTACTTCGCGATCATCCCGGCGATGTTCGCGGGGGCCTACCCGGGCCTGGAGTCGCTCAACATCATGGGCCTGCACAGCCCGACGTCGGCGATCACCTCGGCGATCATCTTCAACGCGCTGATCATCGTCGCCCTGATCCCGCTCGCGCTGCGGGGTGTGCGCTACACGCCGTCGTCGGCGCACGACCTGCTGCGGCGCAACCTCTTGCTGTACGGCGTCGGCGGACTCGTCCTGCCCTTCATCGGCATCAAGCTGATCGACCTGCTGATCTCCACAGTGCCCGGGTTGGGATGA
- a CDS encoding aldehyde dehydrogenase, whose protein sequence is MTVRDKLYIGGSWVDPSDPDLRLDILSPHDQSVLGTVAQAAPADVDAAVAAAREAFDHGPWPRTTPTERQEIIRRYDALRAARADEVAEAISVENGSAGWFTRAGQPFLTRQVHAYLKAAQEFGWEEVVEPSDASVAFDTIVRREAIGVVAAVIPWNSPFSAATAKLVPALLAGNTVVLKVSPENSLSMMLLADLWHQSGLPEGVLSVLPADRETSEHLVSHPGVDKISFTGSTRAGRRIASIAGEHLKRVGLELGGKSAALIMEDADLDAAVRGLRFGSFGNNGEACILQTRVLAPRSRYEEVVAALKQMVESLKVGDPSAPDTFIGPMIRRDQQQRVIDYITVGVEEGARLVTGGPRVPEGLEKGNYVTPTVFADVDNSMRIAQEEIFGPVLAVIAYDDEDDAVRIANDSEYGLSGGVWSADPERALAVARRLRTGTVTVNGSPMSFDGPFGGYKASGVGREYGKVGLTGYVEHKTITRDR, encoded by the coding sequence ATGACTGTTCGCGACAAGCTGTACATCGGCGGCTCCTGGGTCGACCCCAGCGACCCGGACCTGCGACTCGACATCCTCTCGCCGCACGACCAGTCCGTGCTGGGCACCGTGGCACAGGCCGCGCCCGCCGACGTGGACGCGGCCGTCGCCGCGGCCCGCGAGGCCTTCGACCACGGTCCCTGGCCACGCACCACCCCCACGGAGCGCCAGGAGATCATCCGCCGCTACGACGCCCTGCGCGCGGCGCGCGCCGACGAGGTCGCCGAGGCCATCTCCGTCGAGAACGGCTCGGCCGGCTGGTTCACCAGGGCCGGCCAGCCGTTCCTGACCCGGCAGGTCCACGCGTACCTCAAGGCGGCCCAGGAGTTCGGGTGGGAGGAGGTGGTCGAGCCCTCGGACGCGTCGGTGGCCTTCGACACCATCGTGCGGCGGGAGGCGATCGGGGTGGTCGCCGCCGTCATCCCGTGGAACTCGCCCTTCTCGGCTGCCACCGCCAAGCTGGTTCCGGCCCTGCTGGCCGGCAACACCGTCGTCCTCAAGGTCTCCCCGGAGAACTCCCTGAGCATGATGCTGCTGGCGGACCTCTGGCACCAATCCGGGCTCCCCGAGGGCGTCCTCAGTGTCCTTCCGGCGGACCGGGAGACCAGTGAGCACCTCGTCTCCCACCCCGGCGTGGACAAGATCTCCTTCACCGGTTCGACGCGGGCCGGCCGGCGTATCGCCTCGATAGCCGGTGAGCACCTCAAGCGGGTCGGTCTGGAGCTGGGCGGCAAGTCCGCGGCACTGATCATGGAGGACGCGGACCTGGACGCCGCGGTGCGGGGCCTGCGTTTCGGTTCGTTCGGCAACAACGGCGAGGCCTGCATTCTGCAGACCCGTGTCCTCGCCCCCCGCAGCCGGTACGAGGAGGTCGTCGCCGCGCTCAAGCAGATGGTCGAGTCCTTGAAGGTCGGTGACCCGTCCGCCCCGGACACGTTCATCGGTCCGATGATCCGCCGTGACCAGCAGCAGCGCGTGATCGACTACATCACCGTCGGCGTCGAGGAGGGCGCCCGCCTGGTCACCGGCGGCCCGCGGGTCCCCGAGGGCCTGGAGAAGGGCAACTACGTCACCCCGACCGTCTTCGCCGACGTCGACAACTCCATGCGCATCGCCCAGGAGGAGATCTTCGGCCCGGTCCTGGCGGTCATCGCCTACGACGACGAGGACGACGCCGTACGGATCGCGAACGACTCCGAGTACGGCCTGTCCGGCGGCGTCTGGAGCGCGGACCCCGAACGGGCCCTGGCCGTCGCGCGCCGGCTGCGCACCGGCACGGTCACCGTGAACGGCTCGCCGATGAGCTTCGACGGGCCGTTCGGCGGCTACAAGGCGAGCGGTGTCGGCCGCGAGTACGGCAAGGTCGGCCTCACCGGCTACGTCGAGCACAAGACCATCACCCGCGACCGGTAA